Proteins from a genomic interval of Providencia stuartii:
- a CDS encoding IrmA family protein, translated as MNKIKSIFAMSLLAVSTFSLAEEQQRYASITHTSSNFINQGYCGYSFTLDNGGSHMVLDHAEFGALEITLRMKDGQGKVLGDTVLEVEPFGDSSATRATFAGLEIPCEDIAEFEVIKAVEEQNGHKVELPLSTFQANNPELAKVSIAGN; from the coding sequence ATGAATAAGATAAAGAGCATTTTTGCGATGAGTTTATTGGCAGTCAGTACATTTAGCTTGGCTGAAGAACAACAGCGTTATGCGAGCATCACGCATACAAGTTCAAACTTTATTAACCAAGGCTACTGTGGTTACTCATTTACCCTCGATAATGGCGGTAGCCATATGGTGTTAGACCATGCGGAGTTTGGTGCCCTTGAGATAACCTTAAGAATGAAAGATGGGCAAGGAAAAGTATTAGGGGATACGGTACTGGAAGTGGAACCTTTTGGCGATTCTAGCGCCACTCGTGCCACCTTTGCAGGACTGGAAATACCTTGTGAAGATATTGCTGAGTTTGAAGTGATTAAAGCAGTAGAAGAGCAAAATGGACATAAGGTTGAATTACCACTATCGACCTTTCAGGCCAATAATCCAGAGTTGGCTAAGGTTTCGATAGCAGGAAATTAA
- a CDS encoding PD-(D/E)XK nuclease family protein, protein MDNLTEHRDSSLANWIPEFFKQWPKNIDWAREKNRPKIDINTAELTQFFNRLSEPLRLVQHRALSFDPWEVAGLERKEIRNTAILAWLLDPEGTHAFGRLPLQTLLQMIRCNRNDIPEDYHRYCRVQVETNPTGDSTNRVDIEIDADNFLLFIEVKIDANEQPEQIARYCRDAEQRSMSRPWAVVFLTPQGKEPQTLGSEFKPENVPCLSWRQLATNLEDPLQSHYNKLDSAEKSSPSRQIAAHAVFCFLNRIRTF, encoded by the coding sequence ATGGATAACTTAACGGAACATCGCGATTCATCTCTGGCAAATTGGATTCCAGAATTTTTTAAGCAATGGCCTAAAAATATCGATTGGGCTAGAGAAAAAAACCGCCCCAAAATTGATATCAATACAGCAGAGCTAACTCAGTTTTTCAACCGACTTTCTGAACCATTGAGATTAGTACAACATCGTGCTTTATCTTTTGATCCATGGGAAGTAGCAGGCCTTGAACGTAAAGAAATTCGCAACACAGCCATCCTTGCTTGGCTTCTTGATCCTGAGGGAACCCATGCTTTCGGTAGATTGCCGCTGCAAACACTTCTACAGATGATACGATGTAACAGAAATGATATTCCAGAAGATTATCATCGCTATTGTCGAGTACAAGTTGAAACCAATCCTACAGGTGATAGTACTAATCGTGTTGATATAGAAATCGACGCAGATAATTTTCTCCTATTTATTGAAGTAAAAATTGATGCCAATGAACAGCCGGAACAAATAGCCCGATACTGTAGGGATGCGGAACAGCGTTCCATGTCACGCCCATGGGCGGTTGTCTTTTTAACGCCACAAGGGAAAGAGCCACAGACTCTAGGTTCAGAGTTCAAACCTGAAAATGTGCCATGTTTATCATGGCGCCAACTCGCCACAAATCTAGAAGACCCATTGCAATCGCACTATAACAAACTCGATTCTGCTGAAAAAAGCTCACCGTCGCGTCAGATAGCCGCTCATGCCGTATTTTGTTTTCTTAATCGAATTCGTACATTTTAA
- a CDS encoding YagK/YfjJ domain-containing protein: MATVSLVHYPANSRYCLNQNSLTFELDRTALMNRLSYLTTKR; this comes from the coding sequence ATAGCCACTGTCTCATTAGTCCACTACCCAGCTAACAGTAGGTATTGCTTAAATCAAAATTCATTAACGTTTGAACTAGACCGAACTGCATTAATGAATAGGCTAAGTTACTTAACGACAAAACGCTAA
- a CDS encoding GNAT family N-acetyltransferase, which yields MNLNFRNLFLDDINEITDLYIQTYQAPPWNELYPSAKPVKEFISNHLKNNYFLGYVAILDSRIVAVSIGFQKPWPEGMEYYIDDFFVGYDYQNRGVGSLFMAYIREDMRAKNLNAILLHTEHGYPAESFYIKNGFERHENMLLLSTRIPC from the coding sequence ATGAACCTAAACTTTCGCAATCTGTTTCTTGACGATATTAATGAAATAACTGATTTGTATATACAAACATATCAAGCTCCTCCGTGGAATGAACTATACCCATCAGCTAAACCAGTGAAAGAGTTTATTTCAAATCATCTGAAGAATAATTATTTTCTTGGATATGTCGCCATCTTAGACTCTCGTATTGTTGCGGTTTCAATTGGTTTTCAGAAACCTTGGCCTGAAGGCATGGAATATTATATTGATGATTTCTTTGTTGGGTATGATTATCAAAATAGAGGGGTTGGGTCATTATTTATGGCATATATAAGAGAAGATATGCGCGCTAAAAATCTTAATGCCATTCTTCTGCACACTGAACATGGCTATCCAGCGGAATCATTTTACATAAAAAATGGCTTCGAGAGGCATGAAAACATGCTGCTCTTATCGACACGGATACCATGCTAA
- a CDS encoding GNAT family N-acetyltransferase: MSFIIDIANASEANVLTTLSLRSKKYWGYSDNFIEMCRDELTLKPDDFAHYLILVAKINGKYCGFIQLRFDEDSESGELEKLFIDPSFIGLGIGKALYDAGLEQARRLNIKELTLDADPNAENFYIKMGAITMCRTPSGSIPDRLIPKMKITL, translated from the coding sequence ATGTCTTTCATTATTGATATAGCAAATGCCAGTGAGGCAAATGTACTGACAACACTATCATTGAGATCTAAAAAATATTGGGGATATAGTGATAATTTTATTGAAATGTGCCGTGATGAGCTTACATTAAAACCGGATGATTTCGCTCACTATTTAATTTTAGTAGCCAAAATTAATGGCAAATACTGTGGCTTTATTCAACTCAGATTTGATGAAGACTCTGAAAGCGGAGAATTAGAAAAGTTATTTATTGACCCTTCATTCATTGGATTGGGAATTGGTAAAGCTTTATATGACGCAGGATTGGAACAAGCGCGAAGGCTGAACATAAAAGAATTAACTTTAGATGCAGACCCCAACGCTGAAAATTTTTACATAAAAATGGGTGCGATAACAATGTGTAGAACTCCGTCAGGCTCAATACCAGACAGACTTATACCCAAAATGAAAATCACCTTATAA
- a CDS encoding integrase: MARKTKPLTDTEIKAAKPKDADYQLYDGDGLTLLIKSSGSKLWQFRYYRPLTKQRTKQSFGAYPAVSLSHARKLRAESRVLLAKDIDPQEHQKEQVRNSQEAKTNTFLLVAERWWNVKKASVTEDYADDIWRSLERDVFPAIGDISVTEIKAHTLVKAVQPVQARGALETVRRLCQRINEVMIYAQNTGLIDAVPSVNIGKTFEKPQKKNMPSIRPDQLPQLMQTMRIASISMSTRCLFMWQLLTISRPAEAAEVHWDEINFETKEWKIPAARMKMNREHTVPLSDAALAILELMKPLSGNREFIFPSRIKPTQPMNSQTVNAALKRAGFGGVLVSHGLRSIASTALNEQGFPPDVIEAALAHVDKNEVRRAYNRSDYLEQRRPMMQWWADFIESADRGSIIEGGIRGISLVG, encoded by the coding sequence ATGGCAAGAAAAACCAAGCCGTTAACCGATACGGAAATCAAAGCCGCCAAACCTAAAGATGCCGATTACCAGCTTTATGATGGTGATGGGCTGACCCTGTTAATAAAGTCCAGCGGTAGTAAGCTCTGGCAGTTCCGTTACTATCGGCCTCTAACCAAACAGCGAACCAAGCAGAGCTTCGGTGCCTACCCTGCTGTCTCCCTTTCTCATGCGCGTAAACTCAGAGCTGAATCTCGAGTTTTGTTGGCAAAAGATATTGATCCTCAGGAACACCAGAAAGAACAGGTGAGGAATTCTCAAGAGGCCAAAACCAACACCTTCTTGTTAGTTGCCGAGCGTTGGTGGAATGTGAAGAAAGCCAGCGTAACAGAGGACTATGCCGACGATATCTGGCGCTCGCTTGAGAGAGATGTTTTCCCAGCAATCGGTGATATCAGCGTCACTGAGATTAAGGCTCATACTCTGGTTAAAGCTGTTCAGCCGGTTCAGGCCAGAGGTGCATTAGAGACTGTTCGCCGCCTTTGTCAGCGTATTAACGAAGTCATGATTTATGCGCAGAACACAGGCCTGATTGATGCAGTTCCCAGTGTAAATATCGGAAAAACGTTCGAGAAACCGCAAAAGAAAAACATGCCAAGTATCCGTCCGGATCAGCTTCCACAGTTAATGCAAACAATGCGTATAGCAAGTATCAGTATGTCAACGCGATGCTTGTTCATGTGGCAGCTGCTCACTATCTCCCGCCCTGCCGAAGCCGCTGAGGTCCATTGGGACGAAATCAACTTTGAAACCAAGGAATGGAAGATACCCGCTGCTAGAATGAAAATGAATCGCGAACATACCGTTCCGTTATCTGACGCTGCTTTGGCTATTTTAGAGCTAATGAAACCATTAAGTGGTAATCGTGAATTTATCTTCCCTAGCCGTATCAAGCCTACTCAGCCAATGAATAGCCAAACCGTCAATGCTGCATTAAAACGCGCTGGATTCGGAGGTGTACTTGTTTCACACGGTCTTCGCTCAATTGCCAGCACTGCCCTGAATGAGCAAGGCTTTCCTCCTGATGTCATAGAAGCCGCCCTCGCCCACGTTGACAAAAACGAAGTTAGACGTGCTTATAACCGCAGTGACTACTTAGAACAAAGACGCCCTATGATGCAATGGTGGGCTGATTTTATTGAATCGGCTGATAGGGGAAGTATTATTGAAGGCGGGATAAGAGGGATATCACTAGTTGGGTAA
- the smpB gene encoding SsrA-binding protein SmpB, which yields MTKKKAYKPGSATIALNKRARHEYSIEEEFEAGLSLQGWEVKSLRAGKANIGDSYVLLRDGEAYLFGANITPLNVASSHVVCDPTRSRKLLLNQRELDTLYGRVNREGYTVIALSLYWKNAWCKVKIGVAKGKKAHDKRSDIKEREWQLDKARIMKHSNR from the coding sequence ATGACAAAGAAAAAAGCTTATAAACCTGGTTCGGCAACTATTGCCTTGAACAAACGTGCTCGCCACGAATATTCTATCGAAGAAGAGTTCGAGGCTGGCCTGTCCTTACAAGGTTGGGAAGTAAAATCACTACGTGCTGGCAAAGCTAACATTGGTGATAGCTATGTCTTACTCAGAGATGGTGAAGCTTATTTATTTGGTGCAAATATCACACCACTGAATGTAGCATCATCTCACGTTGTCTGTGATCCGACACGTAGCAGGAAGTTGTTACTAAACCAACGAGAATTAGACACCCTTTATGGTCGTGTTAACCGTGAAGGCTATACGGTCATCGCCCTTTCCCTTTATTGGAAAAATGCTTGGTGCAAAGTCAAAATTGGCGTAGCAAAAGGTAAAAAGGCGCATGACAAACGTTCTGATATTAAAGAACGTGAGTGGCAATTAGATAAAGCACGTATAATGAAACATTCTAATCGCTAA
- a CDS encoding type II toxin-antitoxin system RatA family toxin translates to MPQISRSALVPFSAEQMYKLVNDVIAYPSFLPGCVGSRVISHSDDEMTASVEVSKAGISKTFITKNVLEDNKGIHMQLVEGPFRKLTGGWRFIPLSSDACKIEFHLDFEFTNKLIELAFGKIFKELANNMVQAFTLRAKDVYSV, encoded by the coding sequence ATGCCACAGATTAGTCGCTCTGCGTTAGTGCCATTTAGCGCAGAACAAATGTATAAACTTGTTAATGATGTTATTGCATATCCAAGTTTTTTGCCTGGATGTGTTGGTAGTCGGGTGATTAGTCATAGTGATGATGAGATGACGGCCTCTGTAGAGGTTTCAAAAGCAGGTATTAGTAAAACGTTCATAACCAAAAATGTATTAGAGGATAACAAAGGTATCCACATGCAATTGGTTGAAGGGCCTTTTCGAAAGCTAACAGGGGGATGGCGTTTTATACCGTTAAGCTCGGATGCGTGTAAGATTGAATTTCACCTTGATTTTGAGTTTACGAATAAGCTGATTGAACTTGCTTTTGGCAAAATCTTTAAAGAATTAGCGAATAACATGGTTCAGGCATTCACGCTCAGAGCAAAGGATGTTTATAGTGTCTGA
- a CDS encoding RnfH family protein has translation MSELNVEVTYALPEKQYLLSVNVAEGATVEDAIIASGILALRADIDLKKNKVGIYSRPVKLSDTLKDGDRVEIYRPLIADPKELRRKRAEKSKDNKK, from the coding sequence GTGTCTGAGTTAAACGTTGAAGTCACTTATGCTTTACCTGAGAAGCAATATCTACTGTCGGTCAATGTCGCTGAAGGGGCAACGGTTGAAGATGCGATTATTGCTTCAGGTATTCTTGCACTACGAGCAGATATTGACCTGAAAAAAAATAAAGTTGGTATCTATAGTCGCCCGGTAAAGCTAAGCGATACATTGAAAGACGGGGACCGTGTTGAAATTTATCGGCCACTGATTGCTGACCCTAAAGAGTTACGCCGTAAAAGAGCTGAAAAATCGAAAGATAACAAAAAATAG
- the bamE gene encoding outer membrane protein assembly factor BamE: MRYKLLTAAALSLALMSTGCSMMERLVYHPDINQGNYLTAKDVAKIQKGMTQQQVAYTLGTPMLTDPFGTQTWYYVFRQELGHDPVKQETLTLTFDRNGILTEIKNEKNLAEQEAMEAKEIESSPSEPASAEPAPATSPAEPSMPTTEQPAPAKKMLSQ; encoded by the coding sequence ATGCGTTATAAACTGTTAACTGCTGCTGCACTATCACTCGCATTAATGTCCACGGGCTGTTCAATGATGGAACGTTTGGTCTATCATCCTGACATTAACCAAGGTAATTACCTGACAGCGAAAGATGTTGCTAAGATCCAAAAAGGAATGACTCAGCAACAGGTCGCTTATACTTTGGGCACACCAATGTTAACCGACCCGTTTGGTACTCAAACTTGGTACTATGTTTTCCGCCAAGAGCTTGGTCATGACCCTGTTAAGCAAGAAACGCTGACCTTAACTTTTGATCGCAACGGTATCCTTACTGAGATCAAAAATGAGAAAAATCTTGCAGAGCAAGAAGCGATGGAAGCCAAAGAAATTGAAAGTTCACCATCTGAACCAGCTTCTGCTGAGCCAGCACCTGCTACTAGCCCAGCAGAGCCCAGTATGCCGACTACTGAGCAACCAGCTCCTGCTAAAAAAATGCTAAGTCAGTAA